The following are encoded together in the Triticum dicoccoides isolate Atlit2015 ecotype Zavitan chromosome 6B, WEW_v2.0, whole genome shotgun sequence genome:
- the LOC119324266 gene encoding thiosulfate sulfurtransferase 16, chloroplastic-like, translated as MGSLRSSTSAAVESVDAEAACGLLALEQYGYVDVRMWEDFEKGHVAGARNVPYYLSVTPHGKERNPYFVDQVVALHSKEDRFVVGCRSGVRSSLATADLIAAGFTNVKNLEGGYLSLLKSASYPQPQAASHQGSIN; from the exons ATGGGCTCCCTGCGAAGCAGCACGAGTGCGGCGGTGGAGAGCGTGGACGCAGAGGCGGCGTGCGGGCTGCTGGCCTTGGAGCAGTACGGGTACGTGGACGTGCGGATGTGGGAGGACTTCGAAAAGGGCCACGTTGCGGGTGCACGCAACGTGCCCTACTACCTCTCCGTCACGCCCCATGGCAAGGAGCGCAACCCGTACTTCGTTGACCAGGTTGTGGCGCTCCACTCCAAGGAGGACCGGTTCGTTGTTGGCTGCCGCTCTGGGGTCCGGTCCAGCCTCGCCACCGCAGACCTCATCGCTGCT GGTTTCACGAACGTGAAGAACCTCGAAGGCGGCTACCTCTCCTTGCTCAAGAGCGCCAGTTATCCGCAGCCGCAAGCAGCGAGCCACCAAGGATCCATCAATTGA
- the LOC119326793 gene encoding thiosulfate sulfurtransferase 16, chloroplastic-like, whose amino-acid sequence MGSLGSSDGEKRQAVESVSTEAACALLASEQYGYVDVRMWEDFNRGHVAGARNVPYYLSVNPHGEERNLDFVDQVAALHSKQDRLLVGCRSGVRSRLATADLVAAGFTKVKNLEGGYLSLLKSVSYQQPAALANLH is encoded by the exons ATGGGCTCCCTGGGAAGCAGCGACGGTGAGAAGCGACAGGCGGTGGAGAGCGTGAGCACGGAGGCGGCATGCGCACTGCTGGCGTCGGAGCAATACGGGTACGTGGACGTGCGCATGTGGGAGGACTTCAACCGGGGCCATGTCGCCGGCGCGCGCAACGTGCCCTACTACCTCTCCGTCAACCCCCATGGCGAGGAGCGCAACCTGGACTTCGTGGACCAGGTGGCCGCGCTCCACTCGAAACAGGACCGGCTCCTCGTCGGCTGCCGCTCCGGGGTGCGGTCCAGGCTCGCCACcgccgacctcgtcgccgcc GGGTTCACGAAGGTGAAGAACCTGGAGGGTGGCTACCTCTCCTTGCTCAAGAGCGTCAGTTACCAGCAGCCGGCAGCACTAGCCAACCTTCACTAA